A genomic window from Arthrobacter globiformis includes:
- a CDS encoding ABC transporter ATP-binding protein, with amino-acid sequence MAVLQARDLTLQYDQRRVVENLTAEIPEGRVTMIVGANACGKSTLLRGLSRLLKPAGGTVTLDGKDIHSRPARELARTLGLLPQHPTAPDGITVRDLVGRGRYPHQGFFRSWSEKDDAAVQRALEATETLELAGRNVDELSGGQRQRVWIAMALAQETDVLLLDEPTTYLDLAHQVEVLDLVTDLNRQRGTTVAIVLHDLNLAARYADHVIALKAGQIVAEGTSSSVITEELVRSVFGLESRVVPDPVSGTPLIIPLGRHHADPKVPTTTLEMAS; translated from the coding sequence ATGGCTGTTCTGCAAGCCCGGGACCTCACGCTGCAGTACGATCAGCGCCGGGTCGTGGAAAACCTCACGGCGGAGATCCCCGAGGGCAGGGTGACCATGATCGTGGGCGCCAACGCCTGCGGGAAATCCACGCTCCTGCGCGGCCTGTCCCGGCTCCTGAAGCCGGCCGGCGGCACCGTCACCCTCGACGGCAAGGACATCCACTCCCGCCCGGCGCGCGAGCTGGCCCGCACCCTTGGCCTGCTCCCGCAGCACCCGACGGCGCCGGACGGCATTACCGTCCGTGACCTGGTGGGCCGCGGGCGGTACCCGCACCAGGGCTTCTTCCGCAGCTGGTCGGAGAAGGACGACGCCGCCGTGCAGCGCGCGCTGGAAGCGACCGAAACGCTGGAGCTCGCCGGGCGGAACGTCGACGAGCTCTCCGGCGGACAGCGGCAGCGGGTATGGATCGCCATGGCGCTCGCCCAGGAAACGGACGTGCTGCTGCTCGACGAGCCCACCACGTACCTGGACCTGGCGCACCAGGTTGAGGTGCTGGACCTGGTCACCGACCTCAACCGCCAGCGCGGCACTACCGTCGCGATCGTGCTGCACGACCTCAACCTTGCCGCGCGTTACGCCGACCATGTCATCGCCCTGAAGGCCGGGCAGATCGTGGCCGAGGGCACATCGTCCAGCGTGATCACCGAGGAGCTGGTCCGGAGCGTTTTCGGACTGGAATCCCGGGTGGTCCCGGACCCGGTGTCCGGCACCCCGCTGATCATCCCCCTCGGCAGGC
- a CDS encoding FecCD family ABC transporter permease: MRERAGNARRTPETGHYLPVRASNRRLVNPRLLNRTVVLAAGVVLLLAASILLGSYTVTIPDFFKILAAHFTGGEKIPGASFIVMEAKLPRAVIGTLIGLAFGLSGALFQTMLRNPLASPDVIGISYGASAAAVLAIVVFGASGAAVSGAALGGAMAVAALIYGISRSGSLGLGGGSRGNAAGSRLILAGVGIAAALHAMVSFLMTRADIRTAAEALIWINGSLNSASWDRAGVLALALMVLVPAAAVLAGPLRILELGDDAAAGLGVRVGATRLGLVLTAVALASVATAAAGPVAFVAFLAGPIARRFTGRSSLPSSALVGALIVLAADYFAANIAPLLLDGTVLPVGVVTGALGAPFLLWLLVKSNRKDA, from the coding sequence ATGCGCGAACGGGCAGGTAATGCCCGCAGAACCCCGGAAACCGGGCATTATCTGCCCGTTCGCGCTTCGAACCGGCGGCTGGTGAACCCGAGGCTGCTGAACCGTACGGTGGTACTGGCCGCCGGCGTCGTGCTTCTGCTGGCCGCCAGTATCCTGCTGGGCAGCTACACCGTGACCATCCCCGACTTCTTCAAAATCCTCGCCGCCCACTTCACCGGCGGCGAGAAGATCCCCGGCGCCAGCTTCATCGTGATGGAGGCCAAGCTGCCACGGGCGGTCATCGGCACGCTGATCGGCCTGGCCTTCGGGCTCTCGGGTGCGCTGTTCCAGACCATGCTCCGCAACCCGCTGGCCAGCCCGGACGTGATCGGCATCAGCTACGGCGCCAGCGCCGCAGCGGTCCTGGCCATCGTGGTTTTCGGTGCCTCGGGTGCCGCGGTGTCCGGTGCTGCCCTGGGCGGTGCGATGGCTGTGGCGGCACTGATCTACGGCATTTCCCGCAGCGGATCCCTGGGTCTCGGAGGCGGCAGCCGCGGGAACGCCGCCGGTAGCCGCCTCATCCTCGCCGGCGTCGGCATCGCCGCCGCGCTGCACGCCATGGTCAGCTTCCTCATGACCCGGGCCGACATCCGCACCGCCGCGGAGGCGCTGATCTGGATCAACGGCTCGCTCAACTCCGCCAGCTGGGACCGTGCGGGCGTGCTGGCCCTGGCGCTGATGGTCCTGGTTCCGGCCGCCGCCGTGCTGGCCGGGCCGCTGCGCATCCTCGAACTGGGGGACGACGCCGCCGCGGGACTCGGCGTGCGGGTGGGTGCCACCAGGCTGGGTCTGGTGCTCACTGCCGTCGCGCTGGCGTCAGTGGCGACGGCGGCGGCCGGGCCGGTGGCTTTCGTCGCCTTCCTTGCCGGCCCCATCGCGCGCCGTTTCACCGGCCGCTCCAGCCTCCCGTCGTCGGCCCTGGTGGGCGCCCTGATCGTCCTGGCGGCGGACTACTTCGCCGCCAACATTGCCCCGCTGCTGCTGGACGGCACCGTCCTGCCGGTCGGCGTCGTCACCGGTGCCCTCGGTGCCCCGTTCCTGCTGTGGCTCCTGGTCAAGTCCAACCGAAAGGATGCCTGA
- a CDS encoding FecCD family ABC transporter permease produces the protein MTPSTTPAPATRRERTLGAPAAAAIGPQLSVRAQPARKVRGPRTAWLLAAVVVLVVVCCASLAVGARGLSLETVWQALSQFNPADGDHAVVHARIPRTVLGLLAGAALGLAGAAMQGVARNPLADPGIMGVNAGAALAVVTGIYVFGVSSLTGYIWFAFIGAAAAAVVVYLIASMGRDGATPVKLALAGAALSAGLFSLMNVILVSSQDTLDRFRFWQVGGIAGRDWSVVLPGLPFLIVGALIVLLAGRVLNSLALGDDVARGLGQNVGLARAVTALGIVLLCGSATALAGPIGFVGLVVPHAVRSLTGPDYRWILPFSAVLAPALLLVSDVVGRVILLPGEVPAGIMTALVGAPVFVWLVRRGKGAGL, from the coding sequence ATGACACCGAGCACGACGCCGGCCCCCGCCACCCGGCGCGAACGTACACTTGGGGCCCCTGCGGCCGCAGCCATTGGGCCCCAACTGTCCGTTCGCGCCCAGCCTGCGCGCAAGGTCCGCGGGCCGCGCACCGCCTGGCTGCTGGCCGCCGTCGTCGTGCTCGTTGTTGTCTGTTGCGCCTCACTTGCCGTCGGCGCGCGGGGCCTGTCCCTGGAAACCGTGTGGCAGGCCCTGTCCCAGTTCAACCCGGCGGACGGTGACCACGCCGTGGTGCACGCCCGGATCCCGCGGACCGTCCTGGGCCTGCTCGCCGGTGCGGCGCTGGGCCTGGCCGGTGCCGCCATGCAGGGCGTGGCGCGCAACCCGCTGGCGGACCCGGGCATCATGGGCGTCAACGCCGGCGCCGCCCTGGCCGTGGTCACCGGAATCTACGTCTTCGGCGTCTCCTCCCTGACCGGCTACATCTGGTTCGCCTTCATCGGCGCGGCTGCTGCCGCCGTCGTCGTTTACCTCATCGCGTCCATGGGCCGGGACGGTGCGACGCCGGTCAAGCTCGCCCTCGCGGGCGCCGCCCTGAGCGCGGGGCTGTTCTCCCTCATGAACGTCATCCTGGTCTCCAGCCAGGACACTCTGGACCGCTTCCGGTTCTGGCAGGTAGGCGGCATTGCGGGGCGCGACTGGTCCGTGGTGCTGCCCGGCCTGCCGTTCCTCATCGTGGGGGCACTGATCGTGCTCCTGGCCGGACGGGTCCTCAACAGCCTGGCGCTCGGCGACGACGTCGCCCGGGGCCTGGGCCAGAACGTCGGCCTGGCGCGGGCGGTCACCGCGCTGGGCATCGTCCTGCTGTGTGGGTCGGCGACCGCGCTGGCTGGCCCCATCGGATTCGTGGGCCTCGTTGTCCCGCACGCCGTCCGCTCCCTGACCGGCCCCGATTACCGCTGGATCCTGCCGTTCTCCGCCGTGCTCGCGCCCGCGCTGCTGCTCGTGTCCGACGTCGTGGGCCGCGTGATCCTGCTTCCCGGCGAGGTCCCGGCCGGCATCATGACGGCACTGGTCGGCGCGCCGGTCTTCGTGTGGCTGGTCCGCCGCGGCAAGGGGGCAGGCTTGTGA